The Rissa tridactyla isolate bRisTri1 chromosome 12, bRisTri1.patW.cur.20221130, whole genome shotgun sequence DNA window GGGGGCACGGCCCTGAGCAGTCCAGGCTCTGTCGCTGATGGACTCGTAgcaggggtctgggggggcttggGCTGCCGGGGACCAGCACCCAGCCGTGGCACCCTCCtcccggcgggggggcggccacCCAGCACCTGCCTCCGTCGCAGCCCTCGGGGATGATGCGGGGACCTGTGTTTTCTTCTTGGTGGCTTTGCACACCGTCGAGTACATCTCTTCCAGCTGAAAAAGGAAGGTGGGGGTTCAGGGGCAGATCCCTGCACACCCCCCTGGCTTTCCACACCCCCAGCAGTGAATTACCCATTTGGGATCCCAATTTTGCACAACCCAGGGAGGCTTTTGCAGGGCACAGAGACCAGCACCGTGGCCATCACTTGCCCTCGAGGTCTCGGCTTCATCCTGTCCCCGCCAAAAGCTCCACTGGAAATGCAGTAGCCTATTTTACACCTTGCTCCGAACGTGGGCGTTACAGGGAGACAGGGCATTACGCGGCCCCCCACGTGCCCCATCCAGCGAGCGCAGCACCAGCcccatgccccatccctgctggccCCCCCCAGAGCCGTACCTTTGCCCGGGGGACATTGCCCGCCCCGTCCCAGCACCGCGGGGCAGCGGCAGGCCCCGCTGCAGCCCCATCCTGCACCTCCGTGGGCACCGTCTTCTTCACCTTACGGACACAGGCGTAATCGGCCGCCCCGTGCCCGACACGTGGAGGGGACACCTGGGTGCTGGTGGGCGCGGGGGGCACCGGGGCAtccaccccccccaccgccaGGCACTCGTAGACGGTGTCCGGCACCAGCTTCCGCAGCGGGGTGAAGAGCAGGTTGGAGTAGGTCTGGTcgggggccggggaggcggcCGGGGGCTCGGGGACGGGGATCTGGGGCAGCTCGCGGTGCAGGAGGACGCTGACGCCGGAGCTGTGCAGGGAGTCAGCAGCGGCCGGGGGGGACGCGGTGCAGGGGAAATCCAGGCTGGCCGGTCgctgggctgcggggagaggagaggagatggggaggaTGTCGGAGATGGGGGGAATGTCGGGGATGCAGCAAGCACCAACCCCTGTGCTGGCAGTGCGGCACATGTGTGCATGCCACGGTGTGATTGCCGGGAGGTAAAGGGACTGTGGGCACCCTCCAAGGGCCACCGGCCCCCGTCATCTCCTCCGGCTCGCTGGCCACTCACTGTCATCCCTGGCCTTCACCCGGTACAGCTCGTGCAGTTTCGTGTCGGACTTGCTGAGCGACCGCAGCTGCGTCTGTCTGAGCAGGGACTGCAGGGCAGGGAACACGCGTCAGGCTGGGGGCCGGGAGCTGGGGTGCCCAGAGCCCCCCTGGGGCtgatcctgcccccccccccagcatgaGCTTACCTCATCCACCAGCTTCACCCCATCCGGAGGGACCTTTCTCTTCCTGCCCTTGCTGCGGGGAAAAGCGGGATAAGCCTGAGGTGGGCGGCCAAGCCGGGGGCAAGGAATGGGTGCCCCAGGACCCGGACCTGGTCATGACAAGCATCGCCCTGTGCCCTTCGCTGGAGCAGCGGCACCCCCAAACCCACAACCCTGCTCCTTCACCAGCCCCGCAGCAGGGTCCGTGCTGGCCGGGGGCTCAGTGGCATCCTGCACCCTGCTGAGCCGTGTTGGGCACCCCCAGCACCACCCCTGGCATCACCCATCCCGCGGGGCTCCTCCTGCCATGCCACATCCCCCGTCCCCAGCTGGGACCCGCTCCTTTGGGCGCAGGGGGTGCAATGGGGGGGCAGCGAGGCAcagaggggcaggatcaggccAGGCAGAGTCgcgctggggctgcagccggggCTTCGGGGCGAGCCGAGCAGCAGATCCCTGAGGTCCCAGCTCAGGACAGGCACAGGTGGGTTCTCCACCTGCAGCCACCAAATGCCACCGCGGGGTCCCCAgcaccaggagggaaagcaggggGTGGCGGGCAGCACGTACCGTCTGCAGGCAGCGCAGAGGGCGCCCAGGTAGACCAGGACGccgagcagggccagggcagcgcCCGCCAGCAGGAGCGGGGTCCGCGCCAGCCCCTCGCCGCCGGCTGCAGCCATGGGGGAGCCGCTTCCGACAGCGCCGCGGGGCCGAGCTCTGGGGAGAGAAAACACGAGTCGGGGCGCAGCCGGGCACTGCTGGGCTCGCCACGGCACGAGATGGTGCTCCCCGGCCCCCAGGGCTTGGCCGGGGCACTggcagcacagcccccccccaggcagggggTCTCTCCGGATGCTCCGGAGGGGGACGTGCACCGAGGGTCCCATTTTGTGTTcagctgctgccctccccggggtCACCGGGACGGGTCCATCGCTCTGCCCAGCTCGGTGCAGACACCCTGAAGCGGGTGCTCTGCCATCCCCTGGAAAAACTTcagatttttgttcctttttaaaaaaaaaaaaacaagaaaaccaacaaaccacccaacaaacccaacaggATTCAAGCTCCCAAGTTGCCACCAAGCTGTTGAAAAGGAGGTGCCCAGGGGTCCTGAAAGCCCTCTGGAGACACCCCAAAAGCGCCAGTGTGCTTTCTGGGGGCACCGGGACACCACCCCGGGCTGCGGGATGGGGGTGGCACCGCTCCCCAGCGCAGGTCGCGGGGTGACCCAGATGGGACGGGCAAACAGTTGACTCAGCTTCCCGGAAACGGGGCGAGCTTCAGCCTCGCAGCCGCCTCTCCTTCCTCACACCCCGGCCTTGGTGGCATGCACCAGGACACCCTCCTTCCACAGCGGGTCTCACCCTCTCCCCCTCCGAGCCCCGCAGGACTCGGCCCATCCACCCATACCATGCGACCTGCGGAGTAATTGGGTGGAAAATCCCGGGTGGGAGCGACGGTGCTGCCGGCGTCACCCGCATCCCCCCATTTGCAGTGCGGTGCATGGCGAGCTCCTGGGGGAACGAGCCCAGCCCAACCCTGCAAACCCCACCGTGATGTTTCTGCTCTTGCAGGAACCCAAAttgctccctgcagcatcccagcacgATCC harbors:
- the LIME1 gene encoding lck-interacting transmembrane adapter 1, which codes for MAAAGGEGLARTPLLLAGAALALLGVLVYLGALCAACRRKGRKRKVPPDGVKLVDESLLRQTQLRSLSKSDTKLHELYRVKARDDTQRPASLDFPCTASPPAAADSLHSSGVSVLLHRELPQIPVPEPPAASPAPDQTYSNLLFTPLRKLVPDTVYECLAVGGVDAPVPPAPTSTQVSPPRVGHGAADYACVRKVKKTVPTEVQDGAAAGPAAAPRCWDGAGNVPRAKLEEMYSTVCKATKKKTQVPASSPRAATEAGAGWPPPRREEGATAGCWSPAAQAPPDPCYESISDRAWTAQGRAPDPDYEAVDVNWKKAAKRDKPGKSCAPENLYESVGDIWAGESRRASARTAANGLEVYITNL